Proteins found in one Arthrobacter sp. U41 genomic segment:
- a CDS encoding alkaline phosphatase family protein, whose product MTPVRVPEALSAAPAIAQSLPAAPAFGDRSIAEVLTSAAASLGVPGFEDRLNLPAAKRICVVLADGLGRNLLKQKSAHTPFLRSVMQSGQGRVPVSLDSAFPSTTAASLASFGTGLPAGQHGMVGYDVLDPDQDRVVNMLGGWDAGVDPQQWQPFPTVFERAAEHVDVTTVSLPQFSDSAMTRAALRGGRYVTATTSHARTGAAAEAMAGAGRSLMYFYVNELDKAGHRHGCQSPEWEHQLEELDATVKRLSATLPTGTTILLTADHGMLDVPEPQRIDYSSDPALVAGVRHTAGEPRMVHLYLEESEGDAGRARLLDAWRARFGDRIWAFTRAEAIAAGLFGPVRAEVSPRIGDVMIAARDALALYDTRRVRPTALEVVGQHGSLTKAEREVPLLCFQADGKRAPRA is encoded by the coding sequence ATGACACCGGTCCGCGTGCCCGAAGCCCTGTCCGCCGCCCCCGCCATCGCGCAGAGCCTGCCGGCGGCACCGGCCTTCGGCGACCGTTCCATCGCCGAGGTGCTCACGAGCGCCGCGGCCAGCCTGGGGGTGCCGGGCTTTGAGGACCGGCTGAATCTCCCGGCGGCGAAGCGCATCTGCGTCGTCCTCGCCGACGGGCTGGGCCGCAACCTGCTGAAGCAGAAGTCGGCGCACACACCGTTCCTGCGTTCCGTGATGCAGTCCGGGCAGGGGCGGGTGCCGGTCTCGCTGGACTCGGCTTTTCCCTCCACGACCGCGGCGTCGCTGGCGAGCTTCGGCACCGGACTCCCGGCCGGGCAGCACGGCATGGTGGGCTACGACGTGCTGGACCCCGACCAGGACCGGGTGGTCAACATGCTCGGCGGCTGGGACGCGGGTGTCGATCCGCAGCAGTGGCAGCCGTTCCCCACCGTGTTCGAACGGGCAGCGGAACACGTGGACGTCACCACGGTCAGCCTCCCGCAGTTCAGCGACTCCGCCATGACCCGGGCCGCGCTCCGCGGCGGTCGCTACGTCACGGCCACCACCTCACACGCCAGGACCGGGGCCGCCGCCGAGGCGATGGCCGGTGCGGGACGTTCCCTGATGTACTTCTACGTCAACGAACTCGACAAGGCCGGCCACCGCCACGGCTGCCAGTCACCGGAGTGGGAGCACCAGCTCGAGGAACTCGACGCCACCGTGAAACGGCTCAGCGCCACCCTTCCGACGGGCACCACCATCCTGCTCACCGCGGACCACGGCATGCTCGACGTGCCGGAGCCCCAGCGGATCGACTATTCCTCCGACCCCGCCCTCGTGGCCGGGGTCCGCCACACCGCCGGCGAGCCGCGAATGGTCCACCTCTACCTTGAGGAGTCCGAGGGCGACGCCGGCCGCGCGCGGCTGCTGGATGCCTGGCGGGCCCGCTTCGGCGACCGGATCTGGGCGTTCACCCGGGCCGAAGCCATCGCCGCGGGGCTCTTCGGTCCGGTACGGGCTGAGGTCAGCCCGCGGATCGGCGACGTGATGATCGCTGCCAGGGACGCCCTGGCCCTCTATGACACCCGCCGTGTCCGGCCGACGGCACTTGAAGTCGTGGGCCAGCACGGTTCACTGACGAAGGCCGAACGCGAAGTTCCGCTGTTGTGTTTCCAGGCCGACGGAAAAAGGGCCCCCCGCGCCTGA
- a CDS encoding DUF5998 family protein, with the protein MSFQPPTPEPQATFTGRPGAHHHGLHDHSAKGQSLEGSLQQAGFYPRLVADVVADALDGRDCVAHLVHLETHFDRAEVRRHITVLVLTEDMLVITHVDDQQLDEAGEQTVAQVSTESVPVTQIRSVVLSYVYAQPQEYKSSDPVRELTLSIAWSGGQRLDMGPASCGDPQCEADHGYSGTIAQEDIVIRISAEADGLQAVQDAKLFARALRAVNTGSSAPVPHAGPGLPPRPRMGVFGSRASRGHQR; encoded by the coding sequence ATGAGCTTTCAGCCTCCGACACCCGAGCCCCAGGCGACCTTCACCGGACGCCCGGGCGCGCACCATCACGGCCTGCATGACCACAGCGCGAAGGGTCAGAGCCTGGAAGGTTCCCTCCAGCAGGCCGGCTTCTACCCACGGCTGGTGGCCGACGTCGTCGCCGATGCCCTCGACGGGCGCGACTGCGTGGCCCACCTGGTGCACCTTGAGACGCACTTTGACCGCGCCGAGGTCCGCCGCCACATCACTGTGCTGGTACTCACCGAGGACATGCTCGTCATCACGCACGTGGATGACCAGCAGCTCGACGAGGCCGGGGAGCAGACCGTCGCGCAGGTCTCCACCGAATCCGTCCCGGTCACTCAAATCCGCTCCGTGGTCCTCAGCTACGTGTATGCGCAGCCCCAGGAATACAAGTCATCGGATCCGGTCCGCGAGCTGACCCTGTCCATCGCCTGGTCCGGCGGCCAGCGCCTGGACATGGGGCCGGCCAGCTGCGGGGACCCGCAGTGCGAAGCGGACCATGGCTACAGCGGCACCATCGCGCAGGAGGACATTGTCATCCGGATCAGCGCCGAAGCCGACGGGCTGCAGGCCGTCCAGGACGCCAAGCTTTTTGCCCGTGCCCTCCGCGCGGTGAACACCGGATCCTCCGCCCCGGTGCCGCATGCCGGCCCCGGGCTCCCGCCGCGCCCGCGGATGGGTGTTTTCGGAAGCCGCGCCAGCCGCGGCCACCAGCGCTGA